From the genome of Actinomycetota bacterium:
ATGCTCGCCCTGTCGCCGTTCGGGGGTGGCGGCGGCTACCACTCCGGCTCGAGGGGCCGGCCGTAGTCGTCCTGGAGGCGGAAGACGTCGTCCTCCGTGGTGTACCCGTGGGCGATCTCCAGCACCCGGCCCCGCTTCGGCCCGGTGTTCGTGATGCGGTGGGGTTCCTCGGACGCCACCACGTACTCGTCCCCCACCTTCGCGTCCACCTGGCGGTTGCCGATCTGGATGCGCAGGCCGTCGTCCAGGACCACCCACATCTCGTCGCGGAGCTGGTGGTAGTGCTCGCTGGTCTCCTGGCCGGGCTCGATGGTGATCAGCCGGACCGACGACGGCTGGTTGAGGGCGAAGGTGGTGACCTTTCCCCAGGGCTTCTCGACGATCATGTCGCGCTCCCTACTCCGACCCCTTCGGGAGTGAGTCTAGGAGCCCGGCCATCTCCATGGCCGCCATGGCGGAGTCCCAGCCCTTGTTGCCGTGCTTGCCCCCGGCCCGGTCAGCGGCCTGCTGGAAGGTCTCGGTGGCGAGGACCCCGAACAGGACCGGGACCCCCGTGTCCAGGGCCACCCGCTGGATGCCGGCGGCGGCCTGGCCTGCCACGTATTCGAAGTGCGCGGTCTCCCCGCGGATCACGGCCCCCAAGCAGACCACGGCGTCGTACAGGCCGGACCGGGCCAGCCGCTGAGCCACCAGCGGAAGCTCGAACGCCCCGGGCACCCACGCCACGTCCACGTCGTCCTCGGCGATCCCGTGGCGATGCAGGCAATCGGTGGCGCCCGCCACCAGCGGGTTCACCACGACCTCGTTGAACCGGGACGCCACGATGGCGAAGCGGCGCCCCCGGGCCTCGAACGATCCCCGGAACGTGGTCATGGGGTCGGCTCCTCGGTCGCGGCCGCGGGCAGGTGGACCTCGTCCAGCTTGAACAGCAGGTGGCCCAGCTTCTCCCGCTTCGTCCGCAGGTACTCGATGTTCTGGTCGGTGGGGCTCGTCTCCAGTGGGACCCGCTCCACGATCGACAGGCCGTAGCCCTCCAGGCCGGCCCGCTTGGACGGGTTGTTGGTGAGCAGGCGCATCGACCGGACCCCCAGGTCGACCAGGATCTGCGCGCCGATGCCGTAGTCGCGCGAGTCGGCCGGGAACCCGAGTTCGACATTGGCCTCCACCGTGTCCCGCCCGGCCTCCTGGAGCTTGTACGCCCGCAGCTTGTGGGTCAGGCCGATGGCACGTCCCTCGTGGCCCCGGATGTACAGCACGACGCCCCGGCCCGCGGCGCCAATGCGGGCCAGGGCGGAGTCGAGCTGGGTGCCGCAGTCGCACCGGAGCGAGCCGAACACGTCGCCGGTCAGGCACTCGGAGTGGACCCGGACCAGGATGCGGTCGCCGTCGCCCACCTCGCCCATGACCATGGCCACGTGCACCCGCCCGTCGACCAGGCTCTCGTACGCCACCGAGCGGAACTCGCCGTGCGCGGTGGGGATGGTGGCCTCCGCCACCTTGCGCACGAGCTTCTCGCGCTTGCGGCGGTACTGGATGAGCTGGGCGATGGAGACCAGCTTGAGGCCGTGCTCCTGGGCCACCCGGACCAGCTCCGGGAGCCTGGCCATGGTGCCGTCGGGGTGCATGATCTCGCAGATCACCCCCACCGGATACAGGCCGGCCAGCTTGGCCAGGTCCACGGCGGCTTCGGTGTGGCCGGCGCGCTTCAGCACGCCCCCTTCCTGGGCCCGCAGCGGGAACACGTGACCGGGCATCTGGATGTCCTCGGGGCGCGTCTCCTGCTCGGTCACGGCCCGGACGGTCTCGGACCGGTCGTAGGCGCTGGTCCCGGTCGTGGTCCGGCCCCGGACGTCGATGGAGACGGCGAACGCGGTCTCGTGCGAGCCGTCCCGGCCCGCCACCATCAGCGGGATCCGGAGCTCGTCCAGGCGCCAGCCGGCGGACGGCATGCAGATGATGCCGCGGCCGTGGGTGGCCATGAAGTTGACGGCGTCGGGGGTCACCTTGTCCGCGGCCATGACGAAGTCGCCCTCGTTCTCGCGGTCGGCGTCGTCGACCACGATCACCATGCGGCCCTCCCGGATGTCCTCGATGGCCTCCTCGATCGGGTCGAACGAGGAAGGGTCGATCTCGTGCTCGGTCATGTCCTCACCATCCGTTCCACGTATTTCGCCACCACGTCCACCTCCAGGTTCACCGGGACGCCAGGGCGGGCCCTGCCCAGCGTCGTGGCCTCCAGCGTGTGCGGGATCAGGGCCACCGTGAACCGGCGTCCATCGAGCCCGGCGATGGTCAGGCTGACGCCGTCCACCGCCACCGATCCCTTCTCCACCAGGTACCGCACCAGGTCCTCGGGCACCTCGACGGCCAGGGTGGCCCCGCCGCGATCCGGGTCCAGCCCGGACACCGTGCCCACCCCGTCCACGTGGCCCTGGACCAGGTGGCCGCCCAGGCGGGTGGCCAGGGTCAGGGGGCGCTCCAGGTTGACCGGGTCGCCTGGACGCAGCCGGCCCAGGGCCGACCGGGCCAGGGTCTCCTCGGACAGGTCGAAGGCCAGGCCGCCCTCGTGGCGCTCCACCACGGTCAGACAGACGCCGTTCACCGCGAGCGACGCACCGATGCCGGAGTCCTCCGCCACCGTCCGGCACGCCACGGCCAGCCGGTTCGGGCCGACCTCGCGGACCGTTCCGAGCTCCTCAACGATCCCGGTGAACACGCGCCTCCACCTTGATGTCGGGGCCCACCAGGGCCACGTCCTCGATCTCCACGTCCAGGGCCCTCGCGATCGGGGCCAGGCCCTCTCCTCCCAGGATCCCCGGCGCGCCGGTTCCCCCGACCAGCTTGGGGGCCAGGAACAGGACCAGCCGGTCCACCAGCCCGTCGCGCACGGCGCTCCAGGCCAGGGTGGGGCCGCCCTCCATCAGGACGAGCTGGATGTCGCGCTTCCCCAGGTGGGCGAACAGGGCGTCCAGGGGGACGCCTGCGCCGGCCGGGTCGAACACGACGACCTCGGCGCCGGTGTCCGCCCACGCCCGGCGCCGAACTTCCGGCGCGGCCTCCGTGGTCGCGACCAGGGTCGGCGCCTCCTCGGAGAACAGCTTCGCCGTGGGCGGCACCCGCCCCCCGGCGTCCGCCAGCACGCGCAGCACCGGGCGGCCTCGATACTCGGGGTCCCGGACGGTCACGGAGGGATCGTCGGCCAGGGCGGTGCCGGCCCCCACCAGGATGGCGTCGGCGGCCCCCCGCATCCGGTGGACCTCGGCGCGAGCCCGCTCTCCGGTGATCCAGCGCGAGGAGCCGTCGCGGGCGGCCACCTTCCCGTCGAGCGTGGCGGCCATCTTCAGCACGACGAAGGGAAGGCCCGTGCGGACGTGCTTCGCGAACGCCTCGTTCAGGCGCTCGGCCTCGGTTTCCAGGACGCCGGCGTTCACCTCCACGCCGGCCGCGCGAAGCCGCTCGAACCCCCGCCCGTCGACGGCCGGGTTGGGATCCCGGCCCGCCGCCACCACCCGGGTGATCCCCGCATCCAGGATGGCGTTCGTGCAGGGAGGGGTGCGGCCGTGGTGGTCGCAGGGCTCCAGGGTCACGTACAGCGTGGCGCTCCGGGCCAGGTCCCCGGCGGCGCGGAGGGCGTGGATCTCGGCGTGCGGGTTCCCGGGGCCGTCGTGCCACCCCTCCCCCACCACGCGGCCGTCTCGAACGAGGACCGCGCCGACCATCGGGTTGGGGGAAACCAGGCCTCGCCCTTGCGCCGCGAGGGCCAGGGCCCGCCGCATCATCGCCTCGTCCGTCGTGTCCGTCTCGTCGTCCATGCATGCACCTCACCGGGGCATGCCAGGAAGAGGCGACGAAAGGCCCGGCCCCATGGCCGGACCGTCCGCCCGTCCTCTCCCATCCCGACTGTCACGGTCGGTCCCGGAGTTTCACCGGGTCCACCCTCGACTGGTTGCCGAGGGGTCGCGGACTCTCACCGCCGGTGGGGAATCGCACCCCGCCCCGAAGACGAGCTACCTACCGTGGAGTATAGAACGGCCCGCCGGGGAGCGCCGCCTCGTTGCTGCACGGCCCCGAGCTGGCACACTGTGACCCGATGCGACCGGAGACCAGGTATGCGAAGAGCGGGGACCTCCACATCGCCTACCAGGTGATCGGGGACGGTCCAATCGACCTGGTGTACGTGCCCGGTTTCGTCAGCCACTTGGAGGTGTACTGGGAGGAGCCCATCGTGGCCGCCTACTTCACGCGACTCGCGCGCTTCTCGCGGCTGATCGTTCTGGACAAACGGGGGTCGGGGATGTCCGACCGTGTACCCATCGATCAGCTTCCCACGCTCGAGGTGAGGATGGACGACGTGCGAGCGGTGATGGATGCCGTGGGAACCGAGCGCGCCGCCGTCATGGGGACCTCCGAGGGTGGGCCCATGGCGGCCCTGTTCGCCGCCACCTACCCCGACCGGGCGCTGGCCCTGGTGTTGTACGCGACCTACCCGCGGGCCATCAAGGACGACGAGTTCCCGGAGGGATGGCTGGCCCCCAAGGACGCTGCGGGCGACGCCGAATGGATCGAGAAGACGTGGACCGAGGGTGCGTTCGACTCCATCCCGGAAGGCTTCGCGGAGGGGCTCACGCCGGAGGAGCAGGAACGGGTGGCTAGGTGGTGGGGGCGGCTGTGCCGGTCATCGGTCAGTCCCGGCGCGGCGATCGCCCTGTCCAGGATGGGGAATGAGGTCGACATCAGGCACGTCCTTCCCTCCATCAGGGTGCCGACCCTGGCCATCGTCCGAGGCGGCGACGAGAACGCTCCCGCGACGAGGTACATGGCCGAGCACGTCCCAGGGGCTCGGTTCGTCGAGCTGCCCGGAAGCGCGCACACGCCGTTCTTCGGCCCGCAGGAGCCCCTCATCGCGGAGATCGAGGAGTTCCTTACGGGAGTCCGGCCAGCGCCCGAATACGACCGGGTCCTGGCCACCGTGCTGTTCACGGACATCGTGGGGTCCACAGAGCTGGCGGAACGGCTGGGGGATCGCCGGTGGGCCGAGCTGCTGGGGGCCCACCACGGCGCGGTCCGGGAGCAGCTGGAGCGCTTCCGGGGGCGCGAGGTCGACACCGCCGGCGACGGGTTCCTGGCCACGTTCGATGGACCGGCCAGGGCCATCCGGTGCGCCTGCGCGATTCGCGACTCGGTTGCAGCCCTGGGGCTCCAGGTCCGCGCCGGCCTCCACACCGGCGAGTGCGAGCTGGTGGAGGGCAAGGTCCGCGGGATCGCCGTCCACACCGGGGCTCGAGTCGCATCGATCGCAGCGCCGGGCGAGGTCCTGGCCTCGAGCACCGTGAAAGACCTGGTAGCAGGGTCCGGGATCTCGTTCGCCGACCGAGGCGTCCACGCCCTGAAGGGCATCCCCGGAGAGTGGCGCGTGTTTGCGGTAGTGAACGGGGTCTGACGGCTCTCGAAGCGGGCCGCGCTCAGTCGACGCGGCGGTCCATCGCGTACGAGGAGCCGTGCTGGCGCTTGGCGAACTGCTTCATCTCCGTCGCCACGTCCACAGCTTCGCCGTAGTGGGAGAACTTCCGCCTCGAGGTGGTGGCCACGCCGATGGACACGGCGATGAGCCCGAACCGCTGGAGCTTGCCCTGGCGGTCCTCCACCTCGACGTAGCCGCGCTCGCGGTCCTCCCGGTCGTAGAAGGATCCGACCTCCTGGTCGAACCGCTGGCAGATCCACGCCGCGGCGGTCTCGGCGACGTCCGGGGGCATGACCACCACGAAGTCGTCCCCGCCCACGTGGCCCAGGAACCCGTCGGGCTTGGCGAACTCCTCGACGGCCTCCCCCAGGGCCCGGGCGGTGGCCTGGATGACCCGGTCGCCCTTCACGAACCCGTAGTGGTCGTTGTAGGCCTTGAAGTTGTCGAGGTCGCAGTACATGACGGCGAAGGGGGTCTCGTCCTCCACCTTGCGCTGGATCTCGTCCTGGATCCGAATGTTCCCGGGCAGGCCCGTCAGCGGCGACAGGTTGCGCATCTCCCGGGCCCGCCGCAGGGTCGTCTTCACCCGGGCCAGCAGCTCGATGGGGTCGAAGGGCTTGATGATGTAGTCGTCGGCTCCGGAGGTCAGCCCCAGGACCTTGTCGGACGACAGCGCCTTGGCGGTGAGCATGATGATGCTGGTGTTGGCGGTCTTGGGGTTCCGCCGGAGGCGCTGGGCCACCTCGAACCCGTCCACCCGCGGCATCATCACGTCCAGCAGCACCAGGTCCGGCCGGGTCTCGTCCGCCCGCTTCAGCGCTTCCTCGCCATCGCCGGCCACCAGCACGTCGTAGCCGACCGAGCGCAGGTTCACCTCCACGAACCGGGCGATGTCCGGATCGTCGTCGACGACGAGAATGGTCTCGGACATCGCTCAGCTACCCCTGGCCACGGCGGCCAGCTGGCGGGCCGCCTCGGTGGGGTCGTCCGCCTTGAACAGCGACGAGGCGACCGCCAGCACGGTCGCGCCGGCGTCCATGCAGCGCCGCGCGGAGTCCATGTTGATCCCGCCGTCCACCTCGATGTCCACGGTCAGGCCGCGGCGGTCGATCTCCTTGCGGGCCGTCTCGATCTTGGGAAGCATGCCGTCGTTGAAGGGCTGCCCCGCCCATCCCGTCCGGAACAGGGTCATCACGATGACCCTGTCCAGCTCGTCGAGGTGGGGGAACACCTGGTCCACCGGCGTCTCCGGGTTCAGGGCGAGCCCGGCGCGCATCCCCCGGGTCTGGGCCTCCCGGATGGCCTCCGCCGGGTCGTCCGCCGACTCGACGTGCGCGGTCACGATGTCGGTTCCCGCCGCCTTCAGGTCGTCGAACAGGGCGATGGGGTGCTCGACCATGAGGTGGCAATGGAAGCTCAGGCCGGTCACCGGCCTGAGGGACTCGACCACGACCGGGCCGATGGAGAGGGGAGGTACGAAGTGGGCATCCATGACGTCGATATGAATGAAGTCGGCATGCGCCTCCACTAGCTTTACCTGATCGGCGAGATATGCGAAGTCCGCCGAGAGAATGGATGCGGCGAGCTTGCCCATTGGGCCGATTCTAGCCCGCGCCCAGGTCCCGGACGAGGAGGCTGGAGCGTGACGAATCACGCAATTCGGGCACCCAGGACCTCCCCCTCTCGGGGTCGGTAGCCCCGCACGAACTCCTCCCCGCTCATCCGGCGCCGGCCCTCCGGCGCCACCTCCAGCGGCATCACCGCTCCCCCGCCGGCCGCGACCAGCATTCCTGCCTTCCCCGCGGACAGGACCGTGCCGGGCGAACCGGATCCCTCGGCGGCGCGGGCCCGGAAGACTTTCAACACCCGGTCCCGGAACGTCGTCGACGCGGCGGGGTCGGGCGAGAGCGCCCGGATCCGCCGGATGACGGCGTCGGGTTCCTCGGACCAGTCGATCCACCGCTCCTCCGGCGAGAGCTTGGGCGCATACGTGGCGGCCTCCTCTTCCTGTGGCCGCGGCTCCAGGTCGCCGGCCGCCAGGAGGTCCAGGGTTCGCACCAGGAGGGAAGCGCCCGCTTCCGCCAGCCGCGCGCCCAGGGTTCCCGCGTCGTCGTCCGGCTCGATCCGCTCGGCTTGCTGGAGCAGGATGGGGCCGGTGTCCACGCCCTGGGCCATGACCATGGTGGTGACGCCGGTCTCGGTGAGGCCCCCCAGGATGGCCCGCTGGACGGGCGCGGGCCCGCGGAGCGCCGGGAGCAGCGAGAAGTGCAGGTTCACGGGGGCGATCCGGGGAAGCTCGAGCACCGCTGGGGGCAGGATCTCCCCGTACGCCACCACCACCAGCACGTCGGGCGCGGCCCGGGCCAGACGGTCGAACCCCGGCCCCCGCTTTACCGTCTCCACCTCGGCCAGGGGCAGCGACAGCCCGCGGGCCGCCTCCGCCACCGCTGTCGGCGTCAGTGCGCTGCCCCGCCCCGCCGGCCGGGGGACTCGCGTCGCCACCAGCGCCAGGTCGTGGGTCGAGGCCGCCAGGGCCTCCACCGAGGGCACGGACCAGGGGGCGTTCCCGAGGAAGGCGACGCGGAGGGCCGGCGTCAAGCGCTCACCGGCCCCATCGGCCCCATCGGCCTCCCCCGCTTCGCCGGCTTCCGGGGGACGGCCTACTCCCCTCCGCGAGGGAACCGCCCGGTCCGGCTGCGGCTGAGCTCCTGTTCCCGAAGCTGCCGCATGACCTCCCGGCGAGCCTCGTCCGTAAGCCGGTCGATGAACAGGGTCCCATCCAGATGGTCGGTCTCGTGCTGCATGATCCGAGCCAGCAATCCCTCGGCCTCGAACTCCACGCGTTCGCCCGTCAGGGAGAGTCCCCGGGCCCGAAGCTTCAGGGCCCGGCCCAGCTCCGCGTAGGGACCCCGAACGGACAGGCATCCCTCCTCGTGGACCTCCTCGCCTTCCAGGTCGAAGACCTCGGGGTTGGCCAGGACCTGGGGGCCCGAGCCCGACCCCTCGTCGAACACGACGAGCCGGAGCGAGATGCCGATCTGGGGGGCGGCCAGGCCCACGCCCGGGGCGTCGTACATCGTCTCGAGCATGTCCGCGGCCAGGCGGGCCAGCTGTGCGTCGAACCGCTCGACCGGCCGGGCCCTCTCCCGCAGGACGGGATCGCCCAGCTGCCGGATCGGCAGGATGGTCACGTCTGCTGCTCCCTCGGAACGGTCACAGGTGCGGCTCGGCTTCCACCCGGGTCACGACACCGGCCTCGGCCAGCTCGCGGATGGTCCGCCCGAACGCCGACACTGCCTCCGGCCGGACGGCGACCAAGCATACCGTCTCGCCTCCCGTCCCCGAAGTCAGGAGGGTGACCGGCGCCGCGGCCTCGAGGGCCGGGACGAGGTCCTGGCCGCCGGTGACCCGGTACACGGGGAATCCGACCGGGAACCCGGAACGCTCCCGCCGGGAGACCTCCGTCCGCACGAACCGCTCGGGGTTGCCGGCGACCAGGGCCTGCACCGCGGGATCGTTGGCCCGGTTCGCCTGGACGATGACCCGGCCCGAGGGCCGGGCGAACCCCGCCGCGTCCATCCACAGGGCCAGGGTCCGCTCCTGCGCCGCCAGGCCGGGCCGGCGGGCGGCCAGGTCGGCGTCGAGGATGCCCACCAGGTCCAGCCCGAGCGGCCCGTAGTCCTTCACCGCCTCCGGCCCTCCCACCGTGATCGCTCCCGCCGCGGGCGGGACGAACGGCCCCCCGGGAGGAATCCGCCGGACCGGCGTCGGCCCGAGCCCCCCGGCCCATTCCTCGACCCGCTCCACGCCCCCGCGAGCGATGCCGAACTGCGCCGACCCGCAGAGGGCGCACCGGCCCTCGGCCCCGCACACGGCGCACCGAACCCGGCCCGCCTCCAGCCGCAGCACGCCACCGCACACCGCACACGCGGCCGGCTCGCCGCAGGCCCGGCACACCCGGGCCACGCCGTATCCGGGCAGGGGCTGGTACAGGAAGGCGCCGCGGCGAGCCTGCTTCAGCGCGGCCAGCAAGCGGGGCGCCCGCCCCTCCGGCCCCGGACGGACGACCTCCACGGGGGGCCACGCCCGGCCGGCCGGGAGCACGTTCGGATACTCCGCGGCCATGGCCTCCGTCGAGGGGCAGACCGCCGCCATCACCGTGACCGCTCCCTGAAGCCTGGCCCGGGCCAGCGCGACGTCACGCACGTGGTAGTAGGGCGAGCGCTCCTCCCGGTGTCCGGGGTGGCTCTCCCGCGACACCCACACCAGCCCCAGGTCCGCCACCGGCGCGAACACCGCCGGCCGCGTCCCCACCACACACCGGTACCGCCCCGACCGTATCTCCAGCCACATCCGGTATCGCTCCCGCCGGTCCCCCCCCAGGAACAGCGCCACGTCGTCACCGAAGGCCTCCCCCACGGCCCGAGCCGTGGCCGGCACCGGCTCGGCCTCCGGAACCAGCACGATGGCCGTCCGGCCACCAAGGAGGCATGCGCCGACTGCCTCGACCGCCAAAGCCTGCTCGTGCTCCGGAGCCGGCCGAACGACGAACGTACCGGAGCCGCGGGATATCGCATCGAGGAGTTCCCCACCGCCCCGATAGAGAGGGAGATGTTCGGGACCGGTGAGCGGCCGAAGGTCCGCAAAGGCGGGCGGGGTTTGCGCAGCGGGGGTTGGGTGGGGACTGGCCCGCGGAGCAGCCGCCGCCGGCCCCAGCGCCCCGTCCTCCTCCCCCGCGACCCGAGGTGGCACGGCCCGAGCGATCACCGACGCAAGGGGCGCGATGTAGCGCTCCGACATCCATCGCAGGAGCGACAGCATGCCCGGGTCGAAGAACCGCACCGGCGACACGACCTTGCGCACGCGTAGCATCCGGGGCGGGACGTCGTCGGTCGGCCCCAACACCCAGCCCCGCACGTTCCGACCGTGGAAGGGCACCTGGACCAGGCTTCCGACACCGGCCCCCAGCTCCTGGTCGAGGGAGTACGTGAACGGACGATCCAGAGCCAGCAGGGGCCGGTCCACGCAGACGGCCACAGGGCCGGAGAGGACGTCCGGCGGGCCGATGGTCGTGGGGCTACTCGAAAGCCCGGCGGAGCTCGTCGGCCCGGTCGGTCCGCTCCCAGGAGAACTCCTTGCGACCGAAGTGGCCGTAGGCGGCCGTCTCCCGGTAGATGGGCTGGCGAAGATCGAGGTTCCCGATGATCGCCGCGGGGCGGAAGTCGAAGGTGTCCCGGACCGCGTCGCGGATCTTCTCGGGGTCGGCCTGGGCGGTCCCGAAGGTGTCGAGGGTCAGGGACACCGGGTGCGCGATGCCGATCGCGTAGGCGACCTGGAGCTGGCAGCGGTCAGCCAGGCCCGACGCCACCAGGTTCTTGGCGACGTAGCGCGCCATGTACGCGGCCGACCGGTCCACCTTGGTGGGGTCCTTCCCCGAGAAGCACCCTCCGCCGTGGGGGGCCATCCCCCCGTAGCTGTCCACCATGATCTTCCGCCCGGTGAGGCCGGTGTCCGCCTTGGGCCCCCCGATCTCGAACCGGCCGGTCGGGTTCACCAGCTTCCGGACGTCCTCAGCTTCCAGCTCGAACTCGCGCAGGACCGGGCCGATGACCTCCTGCTCGACATCGGGTGCCAGCAACGTCTCGATGTCCACGTCCTCGCGGTGCTGGGCCGAGATCAGGACCGTGTCCACTCGGACCGGCAGGCCGTCCTCGTACTCCACGGTGACCTGGCTCTTGCCGTCCGGGCGCAGATACGGGATGACGCCGGCCTTGCGGACGTCGGCCAGACGCTTGGCCAGCCGGTGGGCCATGGCGATCGGCATCGGCATGAGCTCGTCGGTCTCCCGGCAGGCGTAGCCGAACATCATCCCCTGGTCCCCCGCGCCCAGGGTGTCCAGGTCGTCGTGCGACCCCTCCTTCGCCTCCGTGGCCTTGTCGACGCCCAGGGCGATGTCGGCGGATTGTTCCTGGATGGACGTGATCACGCCGCAGGTGGCCCCGTCGATCCCGAATTTCGCGTCCGTGTACCCGATGTCGCTGATCGTCTTTCGCACGACCTTCGGGATGTCGACGTAGATCTCGGTGCTGATCTCCCCGGCCACGATGACCAGGCCGGTGGTGACGAGGGTCTCGCACGCCACCCGGCCGTTCGGGTCCCGCTGGAGGATGGCATCCAGGACCGCGTCCGAGATCTGGTCCGCCAGCTTGTCGGGGTGACCCTCGGTCACGGACTCCGAGGTGAACAGGTACCGGGCCGCCAT
Proteins encoded in this window:
- the ribH gene encoding 6,7-dimethyl-8-ribityllumazine synthase is translated as MTTFRGSFEARGRRFAIVASRFNEVVVNPLVAGATDCLHRHGIAEDDVDVAWVPGAFELPLVAQRLARSGLYDAVVCLGAVIRGETAHFEYVAGQAAAGIQRVALDTGVPVLFGVLATETFQQAADRAGGKHGNKGWDSAMAAMEMAGLLDSLPKGSE
- a CDS encoding bifunctional 3,4-dihydroxy-2-butanone-4-phosphate synthase/GTP cyclohydrolase II — translated: MTEHEIDPSSFDPIEEAIEDIREGRMVIVVDDADRENEGDFVMAADKVTPDAVNFMATHGRGIICMPSAGWRLDELRIPLMVAGRDGSHETAFAVSIDVRGRTTTGTSAYDRSETVRAVTEQETRPEDIQMPGHVFPLRAQEGGVLKRAGHTEAAVDLAKLAGLYPVGVICEIMHPDGTMARLPELVRVAQEHGLKLVSIAQLIQYRRKREKLVRKVAEATIPTAHGEFRSVAYESLVDGRVHVAMVMGEVGDGDRILVRVHSECLTGDVFGSLRCDCGTQLDSALARIGAAGRGVVLYIRGHEGRAIGLTHKLRAYKLQEAGRDTVEANVELGFPADSRDYGIGAQILVDLGVRSMRLLTNNPSKRAGLEGYGLSIVERVPLETSPTDQNIEYLRTKREKLGHLLFKLDEVHLPAAATEEPTP
- a CDS encoding response regulator; the protein is MSETILVVDDDPDIARFVEVNLRSVGYDVLVAGDGEEALKRADETRPDLVLLDVMMPRVDGFEVAQRLRRNPKTANTSIIMLTAKALSSDKVLGLTSGADDYIIKPFDPIELLARVKTTLRRAREMRNLSPLTGLPGNIRIQDEIQRKVEDETPFAVMYCDLDNFKAYNDHYGFVKGDRVIQATARALGEAVEEFAKPDGFLGHVGGDDFVVVMPPDVAETAAAWICQRFDQEVGSFYDREDRERGYVEVEDRQGKLQRFGLIAVSIGVATTSRRKFSHYGEAVDVATEMKQFAKRQHGSSYAMDRRVD
- a CDS encoding ribulose-phosphate 3-epimerase; translation: MGKLAASILSADFAYLADQVKLVEAHADFIHIDVMDAHFVPPLSIGPVVVESLRPVTGLSFHCHLMVEHPIALFDDLKAAGTDIVTAHVESADDPAEAIREAQTRGMRAGLALNPETPVDQVFPHLDELDRVIVMTLFRTGWAGQPFNDGMLPKIETARKEIDRRGLTVDIEVDGGINMDSARRCMDAGATVLAVASSLFKADDPTEAARQLAAVARGS
- the fmt gene encoding methionyl-tRNA formyltransferase, translated to MTPALRVAFLGNAPWSVPSVEALAASTHDLALVATRVPRPAGRGSALTPTAVAEAARGLSLPLAEVETVKRGPGFDRLARAAPDVLVVVAYGEILPPAVLELPRIAPVNLHFSLLPALRGPAPVQRAILGGLTETGVTTMVMAQGVDTGPILLQQAERIEPDDDAGTLGARLAEAGASLLVRTLDLLAAGDLEPRPQEEEAATYAPKLSPEERWIDWSEEPDAVIRRIRALSPDPAASTTFRDRVLKVFRARAAEGSGSPGTVLSAGKAGMLVAAGGGAVMPLEVAPEGRRRMSGEEFVRGYRPREGEVLGARIA
- a CDS encoding riboflavin synthase, whose product is MFTGIVEELGTVREVGPNRLAVACRTVAEDSGIGASLAVNGVCLTVVERHEGGLAFDLSEETLARSALGRLRPGDPVNLERPLTLATRLGGHLVQGHVDGVGTVSGLDPDRGGATLAVEVPEDLVRYLVEKGSVAVDGVSLTIAGLDGRRFTVALIPHTLEATTLGRARPGVPVNLEVDVVAKYVERMVRT
- a CDS encoding adenylate/guanylate cyclase domain-containing protein is translated as MRPETRYAKSGDLHIAYQVIGDGPIDLVYVPGFVSHLEVYWEEPIVAAYFTRLARFSRLIVLDKRGSGMSDRVPIDQLPTLEVRMDDVRAVMDAVGTERAAVMGTSEGGPMAALFAATYPDRALALVLYATYPRAIKDDEFPEGWLAPKDAAGDAEWIEKTWTEGAFDSIPEGFAEGLTPEEQERVARWWGRLCRSSVSPGAAIALSRMGNEVDIRHVLPSIRVPTLAIVRGGDENAPATRYMAEHVPGARFVELPGSAHTPFFGPQEPLIAEIEEFLTGVRPAPEYDRVLATVLFTDIVGSTELAERLGDRRWAELLGAHHGAVREQLERFRGREVDTAGDGFLATFDGPARAIRCACAIRDSVAALGLQVRAGLHTGECELVEGKVRGIAVHTGARVASIAAPGEVLASSTVKDLVAGSGISFADRGVHALKGIPGEWRVFAVVNGV
- a CDS encoding cupin domain-containing protein, translating into MIVEKPWGKVTTFALNQPSSVRLITIEPGQETSEHYHQLRDEMWVVLDDGLRIQIGNRQVDAKVGDEYVVASEEPHRITNTGPKRGRVLEIAHGYTTEDDVFRLQDDYGRPLEPEW
- the def gene encoding peptide deformylase, with product MTILPIRQLGDPVLRERARPVERFDAQLARLAADMLETMYDAPGVGLAAPQIGISLRLVVFDEGSGSGPQVLANPEVFDLEGEEVHEEGCLSVRGPYAELGRALKLRARGLSLTGERVEFEAEGLLARIMQHETDHLDGTLFIDRLTDEARREVMRQLREQELSRSRTGRFPRGGE
- the ribD gene encoding bifunctional diaminohydroxyphosphoribosylaminopyrimidine deaminase/5-amino-6-(5-phosphoribosylamino)uracil reductase RibD, coding for MDDETDTTDEAMMRRALALAAQGRGLVSPNPMVGAVLVRDGRVVGEGWHDGPGNPHAEIHALRAAGDLARSATLYVTLEPCDHHGRTPPCTNAILDAGITRVVAAGRDPNPAVDGRGFERLRAAGVEVNAGVLETEAERLNEAFAKHVRTGLPFVVLKMAATLDGKVAARDGSSRWITGERARAEVHRMRGAADAILVGAGTALADDPSVTVRDPEYRGRPVLRVLADAGGRVPPTAKLFSEEAPTLVATTEAAPEVRRRAWADTGAEVVVFDPAGAGVPLDALFAHLGKRDIQLVLMEGGPTLAWSAVRDGLVDRLVLFLAPKLVGGTGAPGILGGEGLAPIARALDVEIEDVALVGPDIKVEARVHRDR
- the metK gene encoding methionine adenosyltransferase, which produces MAARYLFTSESVTEGHPDKLADQISDAVLDAILQRDPNGRVACETLVTTGLVIVAGEISTEIYVDIPKVVRKTISDIGYTDAKFGIDGATCGVITSIQEQSADIALGVDKATEAKEGSHDDLDTLGAGDQGMMFGYACRETDELMPMPIAMAHRLAKRLADVRKAGVIPYLRPDGKSQVTVEYEDGLPVRVDTVLISAQHREDVDIETLLAPDVEQEVIGPVLREFELEAEDVRKLVNPTGRFEIGGPKADTGLTGRKIMVDSYGGMAPHGGGCFSGKDPTKVDRSAAYMARYVAKNLVASGLADRCQLQVAYAIGIAHPVSLTLDTFGTAQADPEKIRDAVRDTFDFRPAAIIGNLDLRQPIYRETAAYGHFGRKEFSWERTDRADELRRAFE